One Anabaena cylindrica PCC 7122 DNA window includes the following coding sequences:
- a CDS encoding DUF2188 domain-containing protein, producing MIDLNNKNRLDTGQKDFSSKSQQESCEKVSNATKRMSITLSGDIANLLEYLASSQGITQNEALRKAIATEGYLLEERQQGSKILIQKPDKEIREVLFR from the coding sequence ATGATTGACCTGAACAATAAGAATAGACTAGACACAGGACAAAAAGACTTTTCCAGTAAAAGTCAACAAGAGTCCTGTGAAAAAGTCTCCAACGCTACAAAACGTATGTCTATCACATTATCTGGTGACATCGCTAATTTATTAGAATACCTTGCATCATCACAAGGCATTACACAAAATGAGGCTTTGCGTAAAGCAATTGCAACAGAAGGGTATTTGCTAGAAGAAAGACAACAAGGAAGTAAAATTCTAATACAAAAACCTGATAAAGAAATAAGGGAGGTGTTATTTAGATAA